The Pontibacillus halophilus JSM 076056 = DSM 19796 genomic sequence AAGCAGATATGATATCTATATGTATGGAGTACGTTGAAGATAGAGCAGATAAAGTATATGTTTATGCTTCACGCGAAGCAGGAATGATTTCGGGAGGTTTCTTTTATTGCATTAACAATAAGTATGTAGAGCGTCATAAAGTAAATGATGCATTGGAGGATGGAGATGAAAGATATGATGTGGCTCCAAAACGACAGTCGATGGTATTGCGTATAATATGTGAAGATATTGAAAAAATAGAAGCATTGTGCAAAGAATATGAAAGAGACATGCCAACGGAAATGAAGTTAATATATGATGTTAAGAGTGGGAATTTTAAAGCTGAGTATAAGTATGATTTAGTATATACGAATGATGATGTTAAAACAGCTAGCCATATTGCAGATGAGTGGTTTGAGGAAGTAAAGAGTAATAACCTTTAAAAAATTTACAGTAATATATATCTAAATTGAATTAATAACTTATGAAAGTTGTAGTATAAATTTGTAGAA encodes the following:
- a CDS encoding immunity protein YezG family protein; protein product: MKEFEDRFSELQADMISICMEYVEDRADKVYVYASREAGMISGGFFYCINNKYVERHKVNDALEDGDERYDVAPKRQSMVLRIICEDIEKIEALCKEYERDMPTEMKLIYDVKSGNFKAEYKYDLVYTNDDVKTASHIADEWFEEVKSNNL